A single Triticum dicoccoides isolate Atlit2015 ecotype Zavitan chromosome 2A, WEW_v2.0, whole genome shotgun sequence DNA region contains:
- the LOC119359321 gene encoding transcription factor MYB26-like: protein MGHHCCSKQKVKRGLWSPEEDEKLLRYITAHGHSCWSAVPKNAGLQRCGKSCRLRWINYLRPDLKRGTFSEQEERTILDVHRILGNRWAQIAKHLPGRTDNEVKNFWNSCIKKKLIAQGLDPKTHNLLPASKNLLHAHGATGSSSNSSNNPAAGAQFHSPNGNRNGCATPLFTISSPTKAIYDAATVAPGLYDVHNPGMLMGQHERGHQAALAMQQGYPYVHNNGGGLLLSFRDQTAAGVHASMDFMNGSSNSSSSMEYAAGMPNGNVFNPGVAAFMDETAAMWATVVEPGMGPGIEMAHEHRQQHGLGLEEVVRLGPPPPPLINGGSSGGKGLDMMDVSSEVYGSAGTTAAFDLELMESCGLFCGAAGNGMEQLQWDC from the exons ATGGGGCACCACTGCTGCAGCAAGCAGAAGGTGAAGCGGGGGCTATGGTCCCCAGAGGAGGACGAGAAGCTCCTCAGGTACATCACGGCGCACGGCCACAGCTGCTGGAGCGCCGTCCCCAAGAACGCCG GGCTGCAGCGCTGCGGCAAGAGCTGCCGGCTCCGGTGGATCAACTACCTCCGCCCGGACCTGAAGCGCGGCACCTTCTCCGAGCAGGAGGAGCGCACCATCCTCGACGTCCACCGCATCCTCGGCAACCG GTGGGCACAGATCGCCAAGCATCTGCCGGGCCGCACAGACAACGAGGTCAAGAACTTCTGGAACTCGTGCATCAAGAAGAAGCTCATCGCGCAGGGTCTCGACCCCAAGACCCACAACCTGCTCCCGGCATCCAAGAACCTCCTCCATGCACATGGCGCCACCGGCTCCAGCAGCAACTCTAGCAACAACCCTGCTGCAGGCGCCCAATTCCATTCTCCCAATGGAAACCGGAACGGTTGCGCCACGCCGCTGTTCACCATCAGCTCCCCGACCAAGGCGATCTACGACGCTGCCACGGTTGCGCCGGGTTTGTACGACGTCCATAACCCTGGCATGCTGATGGGGCAGCACGAGCGCGGTCACCAAGCTGCGCTGGCCATGCAGCAGGGCTACCCGTACGTCCACAACAACGGCGGTGGTTTACTCCTGAGCTTCAGGGATCAGACCGCCGCGGGCGTCCACGCCTCCATGGACTTCATGAATGGCTCTTCTAATTCGTCGTCTTCCATGGAGTACGCGGCCGGCATGCCCAACGGCAACGTCTTCAACCCGGGCGTGGCGGCGTTCATGGACGAGACGGCCGCAATGTGGGCCACAGTTGTCGAACCAGGAATGGGTCCCGGGATCGAAATGGCACATGAGCATCGACAACAGCATGGGTTGGGGCTGGAAGAGGTAGTTCGACTTGGACCCCCGCCGCCGCCATTGATCAACGGCGGTAGCTCAGGTGGCAAGGGACTGGATATGATGGACGTCTCTTCGGAAGTGTACGGCTCCGCCGGTACAACGGCGGCGTTCGACCTTGAGCTGATGGAGTCGTGCGGATTATTTTGCGGCGCCGCTGGCAATGGCATGGAGCAGCTGCAATGGGATTGCTAA